The following are encoded together in the Bacillus sp. NP157 genome:
- a CDS encoding CoA-acylating methylmalonate-semialdehyde dehydrogenase — protein MSAQPETHDLYRIGHHIGGKAYAGSPTGTAPVYNPASGRIAAEVDLASVADVDVAVQAAHAAFRKWSETPPLKRARVMFRFKELIERDMDKLARVIVAEHGKVLSDAKGEIIRGLEVVEYACGIPELLKGEYTEQIANGIDAWTMRQAIGVCAGITPFNFPAMVPMWMFPMAIACGNTFVLKPSERDPSLAVELAVLLKEAGLPDGVFNVVHGDKTAVDALLDHDLVRAISFVGSTPIAEYIYARGTAKGKRVQALGGAKNHMIVMPDADLDKTADALMGAGYGAAGERCMAISVAVAVGEATADALVARLKPRVEALRIGHGLDETVEMGPVVTAIHRDRITGYIDDGEAAGAELVVDGRGYQVAGCEQGFFVGGTLFDHVTPAMRIYKEEIFGPVLCVVRAPDFASALKLVDDHEYGNGTAIFTRDGQVAREFAHRVQVGMIGINVPIPVPMAFHSFGGWKKSLMGDHHAHGPESVRFYTRQKAVTQRWLNHDESAGAEFAMPTH, from the coding sequence ATGTCCGCACAGCCCGAAACCCACGACCTCTATCGCATCGGCCACCACATCGGCGGCAAGGCGTACGCCGGCTCCCCCACGGGCACGGCACCGGTCTATAACCCGGCCAGTGGCCGGATCGCCGCGGAAGTCGACCTAGCCTCGGTCGCCGACGTCGATGTCGCCGTGCAGGCGGCCCACGCCGCGTTCCGCAAGTGGTCCGAAACCCCGCCGCTGAAGCGCGCCCGCGTGATGTTCCGCTTCAAGGAACTGATCGAGCGCGACATGGACAAGCTCGCCCGCGTCATCGTCGCCGAGCACGGCAAGGTGCTCTCGGATGCGAAGGGCGAAATCATCCGCGGCCTGGAAGTGGTCGAATACGCCTGCGGCATCCCCGAATTGCTCAAGGGTGAATACACCGAGCAGATCGCCAACGGCATCGATGCGTGGACCATGCGCCAGGCGATCGGCGTCTGCGCCGGTATCACGCCGTTCAATTTCCCCGCGATGGTCCCGATGTGGATGTTCCCGATGGCCATCGCCTGCGGCAACACGTTCGTGCTCAAGCCGTCCGAGCGCGATCCGTCGCTCGCCGTCGAACTGGCCGTGTTGCTGAAGGAAGCGGGCCTGCCCGACGGTGTGTTCAACGTCGTCCACGGCGACAAGACCGCGGTGGATGCACTGCTCGACCACGACCTCGTGCGCGCTATCAGCTTCGTCGGTTCGACGCCCATCGCCGAGTACATCTATGCGCGCGGCACCGCCAAGGGCAAACGCGTCCAAGCCCTGGGTGGGGCCAAGAATCATATGATCGTCATGCCCGATGCCGACCTGGACAAGACGGCCGACGCGCTGATGGGTGCAGGTTATGGCGCCGCAGGCGAGCGCTGCATGGCGATTTCCGTCGCCGTGGCGGTGGGCGAGGCCACGGCTGACGCGCTGGTCGCCAGGCTCAAGCCACGCGTGGAAGCGCTACGCATCGGCCACGGCCTGGACGAAACGGTGGAGATGGGCCCGGTCGTGACCGCGATCCATCGCGATCGCATCACGGGCTACATCGACGATGGCGAAGCGGCTGGCGCGGAGCTCGTCGTCGACGGTCGTGGCTACCAGGTGGCCGGTTGCGAACAGGGCTTTTTCGTTGGTGGCACGCTGTTCGACCACGTCACGCCGGCCATGCGGATTTACAAGGAAGAGATTTTTGGACCCGTGCTTTGCGTCGTTCGAGCGCCGGATTTTGCGAGCGCGCTCAAGCTTGTCGACGACCACGAATACGGCAACGGCACGGCCATCTTCACGCGGGATGGACAGGTCGCACGCGAATTTGCGCATCGGGTCCAGGTCGGCATGATCGGCATCAACGTGCCAATTCCTGTACCGATGGCTTTCCACAGCTTTGGTGGGTGGAAAAAGAGCCTCATGGGCGATCACCACGCGCATGGCCCTGAATCCGTACGTTTCTACACGCGGCAGAAAGCCGTTACACAGCGTTGGCTGAACCACGATGAAAGCGCTGGCGCCGAATTCGCGATGCCCACGCATTAG
- a CDS encoding carbohydrate porin — translation MLTNLIKRPLAGVVLAGLAFAGAAHADDATTSGTGDLSTSKYLFGDWGGERSRLADKGITFDFGYGFEAAHNYSGGTKSITRYTDQWKLGTAFDLQKLWGWDGAKFTIMVTDRNGRDIGADAHIGNNQLIQEVYGRGQTWHLTIFALEQKFFDGALTWKVGRLPVGEDINQFSCDFQNLSFCGAQPGNIVGDYWINWPTSQWATVLKLNTSSDTFVQIAGYQMNPKYADDSYAVHHGLTPGFPSGTTGALIPLEFGWKPTLNGLPGSYRAGVWYNTSKGNDLYLNTDHQPLAEYGGSALQHDSRRGAWITFQQQVSGVAGGKGTTVFLNVTSADHATSATNNQIALGMEYKGIFDRPNDFIGAAIAGSHANGYAAKNQRLINALNPDNPGIVNDGYEKVAEVFYSWSPIPSVAIRPNLQYIKDPGGSKQNDDAFVLGLKTSVAF, via the coding sequence ATGCTTACGAATCTGATCAAGCGTCCCCTCGCAGGCGTTGTGTTAGCTGGACTCGCGTTCGCCGGTGCTGCCCACGCCGACGATGCGACGACGTCCGGAACTGGTGATCTGTCCACCAGCAAGTATCTGTTCGGCGATTGGGGCGGCGAGCGTAGCCGTCTCGCAGACAAAGGCATCACGTTTGACTTCGGCTACGGTTTCGAAGCCGCGCACAACTATTCCGGTGGTACCAAGAGCATCACCCGCTACACCGACCAGTGGAAACTCGGCACCGCATTCGACCTGCAGAAGCTTTGGGGTTGGGACGGCGCGAAGTTCACCATCATGGTCACCGACCGTAACGGTCGCGACATCGGTGCCGATGCGCACATCGGCAACAACCAGCTGATCCAGGAAGTCTACGGTCGCGGCCAGACGTGGCACCTGACCATCTTCGCCCTCGAACAGAAGTTCTTCGACGGCGCACTGACCTGGAAGGTCGGCCGCCTGCCGGTGGGCGAGGACATCAACCAGTTCTCGTGCGACTTCCAGAACCTTTCGTTCTGCGGCGCGCAGCCGGGCAACATCGTCGGCGACTACTGGATCAACTGGCCGACCAGCCAGTGGGCCACGGTCCTGAAGCTGAACACCAGCAGCGACACGTTCGTGCAGATTGCCGGCTACCAGATGAATCCGAAGTATGCGGACGATTCCTATGCCGTGCATCACGGCCTGACGCCAGGCTTCCCGAGCGGCACCACGGGTGCGTTGATCCCGCTGGAGTTCGGCTGGAAGCCCACGCTCAACGGCCTGCCGGGTTCGTATCGCGCCGGCGTCTGGTACAACACGTCGAAGGGTAACGATCTGTATCTGAATACGGATCACCAGCCGCTCGCCGAATACGGCGGCAGCGCCCTGCAGCACGATTCGCGCCGCGGTGCGTGGATCACGTTCCAGCAGCAGGTCTCGGGTGTCGCGGGTGGCAAGGGTACGACGGTGTTCCTCAACGTCACCTCGGCCGACCACGCCACGTCGGCGACGAATAACCAGATCGCGCTCGGCATGGAGTACAAGGGCATCTTCGATCGCCCGAACGACTTCATCGGCGCGGCCATCGCGGGTTCGCACGCGAATGGTTATGCCGCGAAGAACCAGCGCCTGATCAATGCGCTGAACCCGGATAACCCGGGCATCGTCAACGATGGCTACGAGAAGGTGGCCGAAGTGTTCTACAGCTGGTCGCCGATTCCGTCGGTGGCGATTCGTCCGAACCTGCAGTACATCAAGGATCCGGGCGGCAGCAAGCAGAACGACGATGCGTTCGTGCTTGGCCTCAAAACCAGCGTCGCGTTCTAA
- a CDS encoding CPXCG motif-containing cysteine-rich protein yields the protein MYEFTDIACPYCGETIEVAVDTSAGSQSYIEDCQVCCRPIVMRLLVDEADDSFDLTASAENDS from the coding sequence ATGTATGAATTTACCGATATCGCTTGTCCGTACTGTGGCGAGACCATCGAGGTGGCGGTGGATACCTCGGCGGGTAGCCAGTCGTACATCGAGGACTGCCAGGTCTGCTGCCGTCCCATCGTGATGCGCCTGCTGGTCGACGAGGCCGACGATTCCTTCGACCTCACCGCCTCCGCCGAAAACGACTCCTGA
- a CDS encoding HAD family hydrolase: MIDLVGFDGDDTLWHSQEFYDRAQDAFEAILGKYVDLAVGGLRDSLLATERGNIALFGYGAKGMTLSMIESAIELTDGRIEARDIHRIVRLGKEVLAHPVELLPGIREAVEHVAEHHRVVLITKGDLFHQEYKVARCGLADVFHRIEIVSEKDPAAYERLFREFDVVPGRFAMVGNSLKSDIAPVVELGGWGVYMPYHSTWAHEVVTGFNMTDRVIEVRGAEGIAEAIGRMDLAA; this comes from the coding sequence ATGATCGACCTGGTCGGCTTCGACGGCGACGACACCCTCTGGCACAGCCAGGAATTCTACGATCGCGCCCAGGACGCGTTCGAAGCCATCCTCGGCAAATACGTCGACCTCGCCGTCGGCGGCCTGCGCGACAGCCTGCTCGCCACCGAACGCGGCAACATCGCCCTGTTCGGCTACGGCGCCAAGGGCATGACCCTGTCGATGATCGAATCGGCCATCGAGCTCACCGACGGCCGGATCGAAGCACGCGATATCCACCGCATCGTGCGCCTGGGCAAGGAGGTGCTGGCCCACCCCGTCGAGCTGCTACCCGGCATCCGCGAGGCCGTGGAGCACGTGGCCGAACACCACCGCGTGGTCCTGATCACCAAGGGCGACCTGTTCCACCAGGAATACAAGGTCGCCCGCTGCGGCCTCGCCGACGTCTTCCACCGGATCGAGATCGTCTCGGAGAAGGATCCGGCCGCCTACGAGCGGCTGTTCCGCGAGTTCGACGTGGTCCCGGGGCGCTTCGCCATGGTCGGCAATTCGCTGAAGTCGGATATCGCCCCGGTGGTGGAACTGGGCGGCTGGGGCGTGTACATGCCCTACCACAGCACCTGGGCCCACGAGGTGGTGACCGGGTTCAACATGACCGACCGGGTGATCGAGGTCCGTGGGGCCGAGGGGATCGCCGAGGCGATCGGCCGGATGGACCTGGCGGCCTGA
- a CDS encoding YihY/virulence factor BrkB family protein translates to MDRRINLGWQVVKTTAKGFSDDELMTRAAALAFYSALSFAPLLVLLLWVVASLRPEWQAQLVDGLNGLVGARASDAVKLVIENAKQRPSVGSVAGLIGLGVTLVGASAVFAQLQGALNRVWSLQPRPGNTSRAILGWLRARLHALGLLLSLAFLLVISFSASALIAVFVRGGTVGWHALEMVISFAVFVLIFGAIYKVLPDAIIEWRDAIIGASLTALLFVIGKYAIGIYLERSNVGGPYGPAGGVVVLLVWVYYSALILLLGAELTEAVAEARGTPIKPRPYAMSVRAANRAAVDPSITTAAVSLKAVDKEDTP, encoded by the coding sequence GTGGACCGCAGGATCAACCTCGGCTGGCAGGTCGTTAAAACCACGGCGAAGGGCTTCAGCGACGACGAGCTGATGACCCGCGCCGCCGCGCTGGCCTTCTACTCCGCCCTCTCGTTCGCCCCCTTGCTGGTGCTGTTGCTCTGGGTCGTCGCCTCGCTGCGCCCGGAATGGCAGGCCCAGCTGGTCGATGGCCTGAACGGCCTGGTCGGTGCCCGCGCCTCCGACGCGGTGAAGCTGGTGATCGAGAACGCGAAGCAGCGCCCTAGCGTCGGCAGCGTGGCCGGCCTGATCGGCCTCGGCGTCACCCTGGTCGGCGCCTCGGCCGTGTTCGCCCAGCTGCAAGGTGCACTCAATCGCGTCTGGAGCCTGCAGCCGCGGCCGGGCAACACCAGCCGGGCCATCCTCGGCTGGCTGCGTGCCCGCCTGCATGCGTTGGGACTGCTGCTCTCGCTCGCCTTCCTGCTGGTGATCTCGTTCTCGGCGAGCGCGTTGATCGCGGTCTTCGTCCGCGGCGGCACGGTGGGCTGGCATGCGCTGGAAATGGTGATCTCGTTCGCCGTTTTCGTGCTGATCTTCGGGGCGATCTACAAGGTGCTCCCCGACGCCATCATCGAATGGCGCGACGCGATCATCGGTGCCTCGCTGACCGCCCTGCTGTTCGTCATCGGCAAATACGCCATCGGCATCTACCTGGAACGCAGCAACGTGGGTGGCCCGTACGGCCCCGCAGGCGGTGTCGTGGTCCTGCTTGTGTGGGTCTATTACTCGGCGCTAATCCTGTTGCTGGGCGCGGAACTGACCGAGGCCGTGGCGGAGGCGCGCGGTACGCCAATTAAACCGCGGCCATACGCGATGTCGGTGCGGGCCGCGAATCGGGCCGCTGTTGACCCGTCCATCACGACGGCGGCGGTATCCCTGAAAGCCGTCGATAAGGAGGACACGCCATGA
- a CDS encoding glycine zipper 2TM domain-containing protein — protein sequence MKKSLTAVAALSLAFGVVAPAFARHQVCEDVETKQIQSKDNNRLIGTGVGAVAGGVLGHQVGGGKGKTLATVGGAVAGGYVGNQVQKNHQDKNATYSTERRCHWVDD from the coding sequence ATGAAGAAATCCCTTACAGCCGTTGCAGCCCTTAGCCTCGCCTTTGGCGTGGTCGCCCCCGCTTTTGCTCGCCACCAGGTCTGCGAGGACGTAGAAACCAAGCAGATCCAGTCGAAGGACAACAACCGGCTGATCGGCACCGGCGTCGGCGCGGTAGCTGGCGGCGTGCTCGGCCATCAGGTCGGCGGCGGCAAGGGCAAGACGCTGGCGACGGTGGGTGGCGCCGTGGCCGGTGGCTACGTGGGCAACCAGGTCCAGAAGAACCACCAGGACAAGAATGCGACCTACAGCACCGAGCGTCGGTGCCATTGGGTCGACGATTGA
- the msrB gene encoding peptide-methionine (R)-S-oxide reductase MsrB: protein MRTDPDRRRFLTVFAATAAASISLPFIFRASRPAMAAEAPKPAQAGGNVTLDCFAPDKKPLGTCVEAKVVLSDDEWQKKLDSRAYYVTRHEGTEPPYTGPGWNRHDDGLYRCIGCDTALFDAKTKFDSGTGWPSFWQPISKRNIVQTTDRSLLEERVAVSCARCGSHLGHVFDDGPDPTGLRYCMNAVAMHFVPVPGVHITLS from the coding sequence ATGCGCACCGATCCTGATCGCCGCCGCTTCCTGACCGTCTTCGCCGCCACGGCCGCGGCTTCGATCTCCCTCCCGTTCATCTTCCGCGCCAGCCGGCCGGCGATGGCCGCCGAGGCACCCAAGCCGGCCCAGGCCGGCGGCAACGTGACGCTGGACTGTTTCGCACCTGACAAGAAGCCGCTCGGCACCTGCGTCGAGGCGAAAGTCGTGCTCAGCGACGACGAGTGGCAGAAAAAGCTTGATTCGCGCGCGTATTACGTCACCCGACACGAGGGCACCGAGCCGCCGTACACGGGCCCGGGCTGGAATCGGCATGACGATGGCCTCTATCGCTGCATCGGCTGCGATACGGCGCTGTTCGACGCGAAGACCAAGTTCGATTCCGGGACGGGCTGGCCAAGCTTCTGGCAGCCGATTTCCAAGCGGAACATCGTGCAGACCACCGACCGTAGCCTGCTGGAAGAGCGCGTCGCGGTGAGCTGCGCCCGTTGCGGGTCACACCTCGGCCATGTGTTCGACGATGGTCCGGATCCGACCGGGCTGCGTTACTGCATGAACGCGGTGGCGATGCATTTCGTCCCGGTGCCCGGCGTACACATCACCCTATCCTGA
- a CDS encoding S9 family peptidase gives MSKHYPALAGAVLLGLAGAVSAQAVSVDDYRRADAMLANNTMPLVDHSVQRVKWVDDGHFWYRDHSKDGDQYLTVDAATGNATPAFDRDKVAKALSEATGKKVDPAKIPVTDFVVRPDDGLDITSGGKHYTCDKAMGKCELAAVKKDPNGKAYGEEPGLKSPDGKSEAFVRDWNMWVRDVASGAETQLTTDGIKDYGYATDNAGWKHTDEAILVWSPDSKKVATFQQDQRKTGEMTLVSVNVGHPKVDTWKYPLPGDQDVTMIERVVIDVPTKKLVRFKMQPDQHRSTICDDVSCSPGVWDDVRWSADGKSIAFVSTARDHTHEWFRVANPETGDVRTVFDEKAKTYFEGGNEMANWQYVPETDQVVWFSERSNWGHLYMYSLKTGKLEQQITKGDWNVTQVLHVDPKTKTIWFRGVGREKGVDPYYQQFYKVGFDGKGLTLLTPEKADHTVSVSKDGTYFFDSYSTIDTPPVAVVRRSDTGATVKEIARADVSRLKAAGWVAPTSFTVKARDGKTDLYGQMFKPSHFDPSKKYPLVVYIYPGPQVGSVRTRSFAPSHGDNQALAELGFVVVAVDGMGTPLRSKAFHDAYFQNIGDNTLPDQVAAVKQLVKQNAWIDGDKVGIWGHSGGGNATATAMFRYADTFKVGISESGNHDNRNYEDDWAEKWQGLLVKDKDGKSNYDDQANQKWVDGLKGHLMMAHGTFDDNVPPYETLLVVDALIKANKDFDLVMIPNAHHGYGAATQYMTRRRWDYFVRYLKGETPPKEFKLTPIER, from the coding sequence ATGTCCAAACATTATCCGGCGCTGGCTGGCGCCGTCCTCCTCGGCCTTGCCGGGGCCGTTTCCGCCCAGGCCGTCAGCGTCGACGATTACCGTCGCGCCGATGCGATGCTGGCGAACAACACCATGCCGCTCGTGGATCACTCCGTGCAGCGCGTGAAGTGGGTCGACGACGGCCATTTCTGGTACCGCGACCATTCGAAGGATGGCGACCAGTACCTGACCGTCGACGCCGCCACCGGCAACGCCACCCCGGCGTTCGACCGCGACAAGGTCGCGAAGGCACTATCCGAAGCCACCGGCAAGAAGGTCGACCCGGCGAAGATCCCGGTTACCGACTTCGTCGTCCGTCCGGACGATGGCCTCGACATCACCTCGGGTGGCAAGCACTACACCTGCGACAAGGCGATGGGTAAGTGCGAGCTGGCCGCGGTGAAGAAGGATCCGAACGGCAAGGCCTACGGCGAAGAGCCGGGCCTGAAGTCGCCGGACGGCAAGTCCGAAGCCTTCGTGCGTGACTGGAACATGTGGGTGCGCGACGTGGCCTCCGGCGCGGAAACCCAGCTGACCACCGACGGCATCAAGGATTACGGCTACGCCACCGACAATGCCGGCTGGAAGCACACCGACGAGGCCATCCTGGTCTGGTCGCCGGATTCGAAGAAGGTCGCCACGTTCCAGCAGGACCAGCGCAAGACCGGCGAGATGACCCTCGTCAGCGTCAACGTTGGCCACCCCAAGGTCGACACCTGGAAATACCCGCTGCCGGGCGACCAGGACGTGACCATGATCGAGCGCGTCGTGATCGACGTGCCGACGAAGAAGCTCGTCCGTTTCAAGATGCAGCCGGACCAGCATCGCTCGACCATCTGCGACGACGTGTCGTGCAGCCCCGGCGTGTGGGACGACGTGCGCTGGTCGGCCGACGGCAAGAGCATCGCCTTCGTCTCCACGGCACGCGACCACACCCACGAATGGTTCCGCGTCGCCAACCCGGAAACCGGTGACGTGCGCACCGTGTTCGACGAAAAGGCGAAGACCTATTTCGAGGGCGGCAACGAAATGGCCAACTGGCAGTACGTGCCAGAGACCGACCAGGTGGTCTGGTTCTCCGAACGGAGCAACTGGGGCCACCTGTACATGTACAGCCTGAAGACCGGCAAGCTCGAGCAGCAGATCACCAAGGGCGACTGGAACGTCACCCAGGTGCTGCACGTCGATCCCAAGACGAAGACGATCTGGTTCCGTGGCGTCGGCCGCGAGAAGGGCGTCGATCCCTACTACCAGCAGTTCTACAAGGTCGGCTTCGACGGCAAGGGCCTGACCCTGCTGACCCCGGAAAAGGCGGACCACACGGTGTCGGTGTCGAAGGACGGCACGTATTTCTTCGACTCCTATTCGACGATCGACACGCCGCCTGTTGCGGTAGTCCGTCGTTCGGATACGGGGGCCACGGTGAAGGAGATCGCCCGCGCCGACGTCTCGCGCCTGAAGGCCGCCGGCTGGGTCGCCCCGACCTCGTTCACGGTGAAGGCGCGCGACGGCAAGACCGACCTGTACGGCCAGATGTTCAAGCCGTCGCATTTCGATCCGTCGAAGAAGTATCCGCTGGTGGTCTACATCTACCCGGGCCCGCAGGTGGGTTCGGTGCGCACGCGCAGCTTCGCCCCCTCGCACGGTGACAACCAGGCGCTGGCCGAACTCGGCTTCGTCGTCGTCGCGGTCGACGGCATGGGCACGCCGCTGCGTTCGAAGGCGTTCCACGACGCGTACTTCCAGAACATCGGCGACAACACGCTGCCCGACCAGGTCGCGGCGGTGAAACAGCTGGTGAAGCAGAACGCCTGGATCGACGGCGACAAGGTCGGCATCTGGGGCCATTCCGGCGGCGGCAACGCCACCGCGACGGCGATGTTCCGCTATGCCGATACCTTCAAGGTCGGCATCTCGGAGTCGGGCAACCACGATAACCGCAACTACGAAGACGACTGGGCCGAGAAGTGGCAGGGCCTGCTGGTCAAGGACAAGGACGGCAAGTCGAACTACGACGACCAGGCCAACCAGAAGTGGGTCGACGGCCTCAAGGGCCACCTGATGATGGCCCACGGCACCTTCGACGATAACGTGCCGCCGTACGAAACCCTGCTGGTGGTCGATGCACTGATCAAGGCCAACAAGGACTTCGACCTGGTGATGATCCCCAACGCCCACCACGGCTACGGCGCGGCCACGCAATACATGACCCGCCGCCGCTGGGATTACTTCGTGCGTTACCTCAAGGGTGAAACGCCGCCGAAGGAATTCAAGCTGACCCCGATCGAACGATAG
- a CDS encoding SDR family oxidoreductase, with the protein MTSRRRALVTGASAGIGEAFARELARRGHDLVLTARRADRLEALATELRERHGIEAIVAPLDLARTDGVEALVAALEAQGLQIDTLVNNAGYGVTGYLDEQPWQTHAAFIQVLMTAPTELCWRLLPAMKARGHGRIINVASLAGHVPGSAGHTLYAASKAYLIKFSQSLALETKGTGVQVTAVCPGFTYSEFHDVNGSRPLVSKMPGFMWMDSPTVARQGLDAVEAGTPVYVNGRVNRAVKALFKLLPDALALKMVERQGRRFRVHGKTG; encoded by the coding sequence ATGACATCCAGGCGTCGCGCACTGGTTACAGGCGCATCGGCAGGCATCGGTGAAGCGTTCGCGCGCGAACTCGCGCGGCGTGGCCACGACCTCGTCCTCACGGCGCGTCGCGCCGATCGTCTCGAAGCACTTGCGACGGAGTTGCGCGAACGGCATGGGATTGAAGCGATCGTCGCTCCGCTCGACCTCGCGCGCACCGACGGCGTGGAAGCGCTTGTCGCCGCGTTGGAGGCCCAGGGCTTGCAGATCGACACGCTGGTCAACAACGCCGGCTACGGCGTCACCGGCTATCTTGACGAGCAACCCTGGCAGACCCACGCCGCCTTCATCCAGGTGCTCATGACCGCGCCGACCGAGCTCTGCTGGCGTTTGCTCCCGGCCATGAAAGCGCGCGGGCATGGCCGGATCATCAACGTGGCCTCGCTGGCCGGCCACGTGCCGGGATCAGCGGGGCACACGCTGTATGCCGCGTCCAAGGCCTACCTCATCAAGTTCTCGCAATCGCTGGCTCTTGAGACGAAGGGTACGGGCGTGCAGGTCACCGCGGTCTGCCCGGGTTTCACCTACTCGGAATTCCACGACGTGAACGGCTCGCGGCCGCTGGTCTCGAAGATGCCCGGCTTCATGTGGATGGATTCGCCGACGGTTGCCCGCCAGGGCCTTGATGCCGTAGAGGCCGGCACGCCGGTCTATGTCAATGGCCGGGTCAACCGGGCGGTCAAGGCGCTGTTCAAGCTGCTGCCCGACGCCCTTGCGCTGAAGATGGTCGAACGCCAGGGCCGTCGTTTCCGGGTCCACGGCAAGACCGGGTAA
- a CDS encoding PA2169 family four-helix-bundle protein, with protein sequence MTATTEHDIKVLNNLIETTIDSAEGYGEAAKDAENTRYAASFQQRASERRQVTQRLQQQVRSLGGTPEDDGTVLAKAHRMFVELRAKIGSKDDVAIVDEVERGEDHIKAKYEDALKDNDVTAGTRSLINEAYVSVKSGHDQMRDLKHALHGTN encoded by the coding sequence ATGACTGCAACGACCGAACATGACATCAAGGTTCTCAACAACCTGATCGAAACCACGATCGACAGCGCCGAAGGCTATGGCGAGGCGGCCAAGGATGCTGAAAACACCCGTTATGCGGCGTCGTTCCAGCAGCGCGCTTCCGAGCGTCGCCAGGTCACCCAGCGCCTGCAGCAGCAGGTCCGTTCACTGGGCGGCACCCCGGAAGACGACGGCACCGTGCTGGCCAAGGCCCACCGCATGTTCGTCGAGCTGCGCGCGAAGATCGGCTCGAAGGACGATGTCGCGATCGTCGACGAAGTCGAACGCGGCGAAGACCACATCAAGGCGAAGTACGAAGACGCGCTGAAGGACAACGATGTCACTGCCGGCACGCGCTCGCTGATCAACGAAGCCTACGTTTCGGTGAAGAGCGGCCATGACCAGATGCGTGATCTCAAGCACGCCCTGCACGGCACCAACTAA
- a CDS encoding YdcF family protein, translated as MTLTLFLILLLLAVLLGWRRRRRAGGGMLLLAVAWLFFAGCGPLTGLLLGNLQSGFSPDVTGWGQRNVIILLGAGTVRGGAGSVEPSLYANGRILRSAELYRACKATGADCKVEVSGGDAAHNGVAEADTYAVTLDRLGVPRADLILEANSMNTFANAQNSRPLVMAYRADKVVLVSSAVHLKRSLLYFAHFGMRAEPVRGDYVQARYDWLPSSENLFFADFAIHEYVGVWRYHLYNAMGWNAPKVPEENVSVQTHS; from the coding sequence ATGACACTGACTCTCTTCCTGATCCTGCTCCTCCTCGCCGTCCTCCTGGGCTGGCGCCGTCGCCGCCGCGCCGGAGGCGGCATGTTGTTGCTCGCCGTGGCGTGGCTGTTCTTCGCCGGCTGCGGACCACTGACCGGCCTGCTGCTGGGTAACCTGCAATCGGGCTTCTCGCCCGACGTGACCGGTTGGGGCCAGCGCAACGTGATCATCCTGCTCGGCGCCGGCACGGTACGCGGCGGGGCAGGGTCGGTCGAACCGAGCCTGTACGCGAATGGACGGATCCTGCGCAGCGCCGAGTTATACCGGGCGTGCAAGGCCACCGGCGCGGATTGCAAGGTGGAGGTGAGCGGCGGCGATGCCGCGCATAACGGCGTGGCCGAGGCCGATACGTACGCCGTGACGCTGGACCGGCTGGGCGTGCCGCGCGCCGACCTGATCCTCGAGGCGAACAGCATGAACACCTTCGCCAACGCACAGAACAGCCGCCCACTGGTCATGGCCTACCGCGCCGACAAGGTCGTGCTGGTGTCGTCGGCCGTGCACCTGAAGCGATCGTTGCTTTACTTCGCGCATTTCGGCATGCGCGCCGAGCCGGTGCGCGGCGATTATGTGCAGGCGCGTTACGACTGGTTGCCGAGCAGCGAGAACCTGTTCTTCGCCGATTTCGCCATCCACGAATATGTCGGCGTGTGGCGTTACCACCTGTATAACGCCATGGGCTGGAACGCGCCGAAGGTTCCTGAAGAAAACGTGAGCGTGCAGACACATAGCTAA
- a CDS encoding response regulator: MAIVDDDEAVRQATVSLVRSLGHEARGFASAEDFLRPGGDEGVDCLVTDVHMPGIDGTVLQRRLMERGRTYPIVFVSGFPDDTVRESVMAAGAFCYLGKPYVGDTLVHCLEKALASGH; the protein is encoded by the coding sequence GTGGCGATCGTTGACGATGACGAAGCGGTGCGCCAGGCCACCGTGAGCCTGGTCCGATCGCTGGGACACGAAGCACGCGGGTTTGCGTCCGCCGAAGATTTCCTCCGCCCCGGCGGCGACGAGGGCGTCGACTGCCTCGTGACCGACGTGCACATGCCGGGCATCGATGGCACCGTGCTGCAGCGCCGCCTGATGGAGCGCGGGCGCACCTATCCCATCGTCTTCGTCTCCGGCTTCCCTGATGACACGGTGCGCGAGAGCGTCATGGCCGCCGGTGCGTTCTGCTACCTGGGCAAGCCCTACGTCGGCGACACCCTGGTCCATTGCCTGGAAAAGGCCCTCGCCAGCGGCCACTAG